The window GGTTCTGCCAGCCGCTTTGGTTGCGTCCGAAGTTCCAAGCGTAGTACGCCAAAAGCGGGTCGTAGCCGCGGTTGCCGTAGTAGCCGTAGCGGGTGTTGTAGGCCGAGTGCCAAGGGCGGTAGCTGTTGTAGTTTGCGTAGTAGCTGCTCGGGCCGTAGTGGTAGCCATACCGAGGGCCGACGAACAACGAGGTCAGCAGTCCGACCGTGCTGAGCACGCTCCGCGGGCGGTAGCGGTAGCCCACGCCGTAGCCCGAGTTCCAATAGACCGGGGCGTACAGCAGGCCGCGCGAGGCGAGTGGGTAGTCCCAGTACCCGTTGACGTAGATGGCGCCACGACGGGTGTAGTAGTAGTGGCTTGGGGTCCAGACCCAGTTTTGATTGCCCTGATACCAGTAGCCTGCCTGCCAGGCGTAGTCGTTGCTGCGGTACTGCCAGCAGCCAGGGATCCAGAAGTAGTTTTCGCCCGGGGCTTCGCTAGTGGGGCCTTCTTCCAGGCTTTCGGGCGGGTACGGAAGGTACTGCACGTTCCGCTGCTCGGCCGAGGTCCAGAAGCCGGGCGTCCAGGTGTAGCCGCGGTCGGCCTGCGACCAGTAGCCCACCACCCACGTCTGACCGGGGGGCAGATTGCGGTACACGCCGCTGACCCAGATGAAGTCGTCGCGGGTGTCGTCCCACATCCAGTAGCCGGGGATCCACTCGACGTTGTCGCCCTCGGGCTTGTACTCCGGGGGCAGCTCGTTGACCGGTTCGGGCGGCTGCTGGTTGATGGTGATGGGCTCGTCGCTGGCGTCGAACCGTAGCGGGTCGGCGAAAGCCTCGTGAACGGGGCCGTGGTCAAGCACTTGGGGGGCGTCGCCAGGCGTTGGGGCGCCGGGGGAATCCGGTTGGGCCAGCGCCGACGTGGCGTACAGGCCGGCGGCAAGCAAGCCGGTGAGGAAACGGTGGGTCATCTAGTAGCTCCGGGAGGAGGTCGACGCGGGGCGTCGGTTTTAGACTTTCTGCGCGGGAATGCAGAATCTTAGTCAAGACACTGTATGCAAAGGCGGCGCCAGAAAACTCCGAATTGCTGCGGGGCCGCGAAACCCCCTGGTTTACCAGCTCACCAACCGGGGGGTGGCCACAGGACAGCCGAGCAGGACCACCCGGACCTATCGACTGCCGACCACCTTGCCAGCGGGGCCGTCAGGGCGGAAAATCCGGGATTCCTCACTCGCACCGAAGGGCGCCAACCGATGCTCGAGCCGCTGGAAGACAAAATCATCACCACCGGACTCACGTTCGACGACGTGCTGCTGGCGCCACGCTACAGCGAAGTCATGCCCTCGGAGGTCGACGTCTCGACCCGGCTGACGTCGCGGATCGCGATGAACATCCCGATCCTCTCCTCTCCCATGGACACCGTCACCGAGCACCGCATGGCCATCGGCCTGGCCCGCGAGGGCGGCCTCGGCGTGATCCACAAGAATATGTCGATCGAGGCCCAGGCCAACGAGGTCGACAAGGTGAAGCGGTCGGCCAACGGCATCATCGTCGACCCGGTCACGCTCCGGCCCACCGCTAGCGTCGCGGAAGCCCGCGAGCGGATGAGCCACGCCCGCGTGTCGGGCGTCCCCATCACGTTCGCGGACGGCAAGCTAGCAGGCATCCTGACGCGTCGTGACCTGCGTTTTCTCGAACGCGACGACCTGCCCGTAAGCGAGGTAATGACCGGGGATCACCTGGTAACGGCTACGGGGACCGTGACGCTTGAAGAAGCTGAGAAGATCTTGATGGCAAAAAAGGTCGAGAAGCTTCTGCTGGTTGACGAAGATTACAAACTGACGGGGCTCATAACGATCAAAGACATCGACATGATGCGTCGGTACCCCCAGGCCGCCAAAGACGGCCAGGGTCGCCTGCGTGTCGGCGCCGCGGTTGGCGTGATGGATCTCGATCGGGCCGGCAGCCTGATAGCAAAGGACGTTGACTTCCTGGTCGTCGATAGCGCCCACGGGCACTCGGCCAACGTCATCGACACCGTCAAGGAGATCAAGAAACGTTTCGAGATAGACGTCGTGGCGGGCAACATCGCCACGGCCGACGGTTGCCGCGACCTGATCAAGGCCGGCGCCGACGCCGTGAAGGTGGGGATCGGTCCTGGATCGATCTGCACGACGCGCGTCATCTCGGGGGTCGGCGTGCCGCAGATCACGGCGGTCCACGCCGCGGCGACAGCGGCAAAGGGAACGGACGTCACGATCATCGCGGATGGCGGCATCCGCTACTCCGGAGACATCACCAAGGCCATCGCGGCCGGGGCCAACCTGGTCATGGTGGGAGGGCTGCTGGCCGGGCTCGACGAGAGCCCGGGCGATCGGGTGCTCTACCAAGGGCGCTCGTACAAGTCCTATCGCGGGATGGGTTCGCTCGGGGCCATGGTGCATGGCTCGAGTGAACGCTACCGCCAAAAAGGCAGCGAGTCGAACAAAGGAAAACTGGTGCCCGAGGGCGTCGAGGGACGCGTCCCCTACAAGGGGCCGCTCGGTTCCTACGTGTACCAGCTGGTGGGGGGGCTGCGGGCCGGTATGGGCTACTGCGGCGCCAAAACAATTCAAGAACTGCGGACGGATACGCAGTTTGTCCGGGTATCGCCGGCAACGGTTAGGGAGAACCATCCCCATGACATCGCAATCACGCAAGAAGCTCCAAACTACTCCGCCGAATACGGCGCCGGGGAGACCGACTAGCGACCTCGCACCGCGGACGGCGGAAGGCGGACGCCCGCCCTACGGCCAGGTGCTCGACGTGGTCGTCCCCCTTTCCCCGTCCGCGTTCCGCTCCCGCCAGGAGCCGCTGTGGGTCCCGGCCGGTTTGCTCGCCGTGCTCGTGACGCTGGTCTCGGCGCTGGGCGCGTTCGGCGGCGAGGTCTCGGACTCGGGCTGGAAGAGCACCGCCCCGACCAACCAGCTCACCCCAAGCCGGCGTGTGCAGCAGTTCCGCCCGGCCACCGCGCCGCGGCAGGCACCCGCCGCCCAGCAGGTCAACCGCGGCAAGCTCCGCCTGGTCGCCTTCGACCCGGACGCCGACAACGGGCGTGCCTCTCACGGCGGCGTGGTGCAGGCGCAGCACGGCAGCGCCCGATTGCAGAGCATCGTGGTCGACCAGAACGGCCAGCGTCGGGGCTACCGTATCGCCCAGGACGACGACCTGCTGGAGGGCTTCCAGGAGCCCTTCGGCGCCGACGATGCCCCGGCGGGCGACAGCACGCCCGACTTTGGCGAACCGATGATCGACGAGCCGATTGGCGGCGAGCCGACCTTCGACGAAGAGCTGCCGCCGCTCGACAACGAGATGGGCGGGCGTGACCCGTTCGACGAGCCGGACGACAAGGCCGCCGCCCCCTCGCCCTCGGACGACCGGGACTTCGGCGGCCTGCGGGACGTCCCCAAGGAGGATCTCGGCCGCCCGGCGCCGCGTCGCGATACCAAGCAGTCGTCGGCGAGCGACTACCAGAAGGCGATGCAGAACTGCAGCGAGGAACTGGCCGAGCTGAAGGCGAGCCGCATCGCGCAGATCGACCTGCAAATTCACCCGACCGGCTCCGCCGGCGAGGACTTCCCGATCGAGTGCGGCATCGACGACGGCACGCCGTTCGCCGACCGCCAGTGGGACCAGGTCTGCTACATGTGGAAGGCCTCGGCGTTGTGCCACAAGCCGCTGTACTTCGAAGACGTGCAGCTCGAACGCTACGGCCACAGCTGGGGCCCGGCGGTGCAGCCGATTGTGTCCGGCGTGCACTTCTTCACCCGCATCCCGGCGATCCCGTACATGATGGGCATCCAGGCGCCCAACGAGTGCGTCTACACGCTGGGGCACTACCGGCCGGGCAGCTGTGCCCCGTACCTGATCGAGCCGATCCCGTTCACTTGGCGGGCGGCGGCCATGCAGGGCGCCGCGGTCAGCGGCGTGGTGTTTGGGCTGCCCTAACTAGCAGGCGGCAAACGAAAACGAAAAAAGCCCTGGCGGGCGAACCCGCCAGGGCTTTTGTTTTTTGAGGGGTAGTACGGCTCCGCTTAGCGAACGCGACGCAGCGCCGGGACCAGGCCGCCGATCAGCAGCAGCGTGGCGACCGGCTCGGGGACGCTCGGCGTCACGCTCAGGGCGAGCAGGTACGAGCCCGACTCCGGGTGCCCGCCGTCGAACATGTTGGCTGTGGCGAACGAGTCGCCCAGCGTCGGGTAAGAGAGGTCGCCGTCGTAGCCCGACACCGCCACGTAGTAGAGGCCGGTCGACGGGATGACGTAGCCGATGCTGGCTCCGTACTCAAGGCCCGCGTCGTCATCGAAGGCGACCAGCGTCTCGGCCGAGTCAAAGATGCCGAGCACCACGTCAGGATTGGAGCCAAGCGGCAGGCCCTTCAGCCCGGTTGCATTGGCGACCAGCACGTCGCCCAAGCTGAGATCGACAGAGAATACGTCGACGCCGCCCGCGTTCAGCGTGAGCACGCCGGCGTCGGCGTACGGCACGGCGCCAATTGCTATGGCGTCCGCGGTAGCGGGAGTGTTGTTGGGTTCACTCTCGATAATGGCGGCCTGCGAAACGGCCGCGGTGAGCGCAAAGAGTGCGCCCGAAGAAAGGGAGCTGCAAATCGTCCGGATCATTAGATCCGCCCTCTGGAGAGGTGTGACCGGAAATCGTAGATGGGCTGCATGCGCAGATTACCTGGGCTTCAGGGGTGGGTCAATTGTTTCTCGCCGTTTTCCTGGGCTCGCACGAAGAGACCCCTGCAAGGTTGTGATCGGCTCCGACCTCGGGGCCGAAAATCGCCCGGGAGTGGCCTAATACGGTAGGCTGGGGGGCGGCGATGGGGCCGCCACGGGGCGCCTGCGATACTAGCTCGGCGGGTTTGCTTTCGCGCCGCAGGGCCCATGCCGTCCGGAGGAGGCAGCCGGCGCCCGACGAACGTTGTCGGAACGAGGGCGGGACTAGAGTTGGTAGGATGACGGCTATGAGCTCGATCCGTGCCCGAACGCCCGCGACCCCAGGCGACGATCGACCGTTCCGGTTCGATCTGCGGATGATGTTCTTAATAAGCAGTGTTTGCGCGGTCCAAGCGGCTCTGCTTGGCTACTTCCTGCAAGACGCCAGTCTCGCGGACAAGGGGATGCTGTTGGCCGGCTGCGCTGCCGGGCTAGCGCTGCACGCCGTCTTGCACAGCCTAGGGCGGCGATGGCGCCCGGCCCATTCCGAGGCGCCAGTACGGATCCCGCTGCCCAACGCCCCGTCGATGCCCCAGCGGATCGCCCGATTGTTCTTCTACGGAGCCGCAATCGCCTCGTTCGCTGGCATGATGGCGCACGGGGAGGACCACGTGTCGCGCGCCTTCTGGGCGGGCTTGCTGCTGATGCAGATGACCATGAGCACGGCGGATCAGCTGCTGTTCGACCGCGACTACGGTCGGGCCAATTTCTACCCGACCCACCTGTCGCTCAGTTTGGGCGAGCACCGCAACTGGAAAGAGCTGACGGTTCGCTGGGGCGCGGCCGATGGCGAGGGGCAATGCCTCGCTCTTCTGCTCCCAACCCCGCGGACAATCCGGGAGATCAACCTGCACGTGCCCCGCGAAAAAGTCGAGGCGGTTCAGGAGGTGCTTGCAAGGGCAGCTTGCGCCGAGGAGCTCGCGCTGGATGGCTAGTGATGTGTTGCCAGACGAGCTGATCGACCCGCCGCCGCGGTTTGGGATGCGGGGGCTGATCGCCCTAACGACCGTGGTGGCGGTTGCTATGGCCTGGATGGCGCCGACGCTGCGGGCCTGGGACGCTGAACGCTGGTGGTTGTTTGGCAGCGCCTTCGGCGTGCACGGGATGGCGGCCGGGGGCGGGTGGCTGATTCAGGAGCGGATCATGCGTCGTGCCCGGCGGCAGGCCGGTAGTCGATTGATCTGGCTCACGCGCGCCGAAACCGATGACCGGATGGCCAGCAGGTCGACGACCCTCGCGACCGCTCCCCGTCCGGTTGGGTTCTCGTTCGCAGCCTTGTCGGTAGTATTCTTCTCGTTCCTCGTTTCGGATCAAGTGTTGCGCCCGAGTCAGTCCGGCGGGGACGCGTCGCCCTACTACGCGTACGTGCTTTATGGGGTGATGATGGGCGTTGGCTGCTGGTACGCGTACCGACCGCGGTCGCTGCGTGGGGTGGCCCTCGGCGATGGTGGCGTGTTCCTGGCGGCGGACATGAAGAGTCACCTTTGGGCGAATATCAGCGCGCCGGGGTGGCCGATGGCAGAGGGCAGCGACACCCTTTCGCTGCGAATCGCCGGAAGCTTCCCCAGGTGGGTCGAGGTGACCGTTCCCGACGACCTACAAACCGCGGTCGCAGAGCTGCTCGCCGAAAAGCTTCCGCCGCGGCAGCTCTAGCCTTGCAAGCCCTGAATAGCCCACGGCGCCAGCCGTGGGACCGCACCGTGCTCAGGGTTAGTCCCACGGCTGGCGCCGTGGGCTAGGCAGAAGCTGGCCGCAACGGGGTTCGCGGCTGCTTTAATCGGCAGCGGCCTCGTCGTCCTCGAGGTGCTCTTCCTGCTCCTCTTTCTCCTGCTCGTGCTCCTCGACCGCTTCCTTGTGCGCGGCGTCGCCGCGGCGGCCGTGGCGGCGCTCGTCCAACTCCTCGATCCGCTCCACCCGGCCGTAGAGGATGAGCGTGTCGCCCGCCTCGATGGTGGTGTCGCCGGTCGGGGCGCCGACGTACGGCTTGCCCGGCCGCTGCAGTCCGAGCACCAGCACCCCCTCGGTCGGCAGCCGCAGTTCGATGAGCGTCTTGTCGGCGATCCAGTCTCGGGGCTCCACCAGCAGCTCGCTCACCGCGAAGCCCCCCTGCAGCTGCAGCACCGCCACGAAGTCACGGACCTGCAGGTTGCCCCAGCGCCGAAGCACCCACGCGATCACGATATTAAGCCGCCGCTCGATATACTGGTTGGTGGCCACCAGCCACAGCAAGAACAGCCCGATCAGCAGGGTTATGATATTGAGTGTCCGCTGCCCCGACTCGACCTGCGTCGTGTTCATGAACGACACCATGATGGTCGCCACCACGGCCCCGATGCCGAGGTTGCCCATCAGCATCAGCAGCATCACGATCCGCCGCCGCACCGGGTGGCCGACAATGTCCTCGGCCTCGTTGGTGGTGTAGCCGCACCCGGTGAAGGCCGACCGGGCCTGGAACCGGGCCGACTCGCGGGACATGCCAGTTAGCATCAGCGTCATGGTCGCCACCCGGGTGACGAGCAGCGAGATGGTCAGCACGGTCAGCAGCGAAGCGATAGCAATCAAGGCAGGGAGGCAGTGCTGTCGGGGGGGCGGGGGGGCGGGGGCGAGAGCGATGCCCGAGTTTTCTCACCCGCGGCCCGCGAGGACAAGCCCAGCTGCCGCCGGAACCGGCTCGCACGGGGCCGCCTCAGCGGTTCATCACCTGGCGGTAGTGCCCGGGCGTGACGCCAAACTCGCGCTGGAACGCGACCCGCATCTGCTTGACCGAAGAGAAGCCCGAC is drawn from Posidoniimonas polymericola and contains these coding sequences:
- a CDS encoding TrkA C-terminal domain-containing protein — its product is MIAIASLLTVLTISLLVTRVATMTLMLTGMSRESARFQARSAFTGCGYTTNEAEDIVGHPVRRRIVMLLMLMGNLGIGAVVATIMVSFMNTTQVESGQRTLNIITLLIGLFLLWLVATNQYIERRLNIVIAWVLRRWGNLQVRDFVAVLQLQGGFAVSELLVEPRDWIADKTLIELRLPTEGVLVLGLQRPGKPYVGAPTGDTTIEAGDTLILYGRVERIEELDERRHGRRGDAAHKEAVEEHEQEKEEQEEHLEDDEAAAD
- the guaB gene encoding IMP dehydrogenase — translated: MLEPLEDKIITTGLTFDDVLLAPRYSEVMPSEVDVSTRLTSRIAMNIPILSSPMDTVTEHRMAIGLAREGGLGVIHKNMSIEAQANEVDKVKRSANGIIVDPVTLRPTASVAEARERMSHARVSGVPITFADGKLAGILTRRDLRFLERDDLPVSEVMTGDHLVTATGTVTLEEAEKILMAKKVEKLLLVDEDYKLTGLITIKDIDMMRRYPQAAKDGQGRLRVGAAVGVMDLDRAGSLIAKDVDFLVVDSAHGHSANVIDTVKEIKKRFEIDVVAGNIATADGCRDLIKAGADAVKVGIGPGSICTTRVISGVGVPQITAVHAAATAAKGTDVTIIADGGIRYSGDITKAIAAGANLVMVGGLLAGLDESPGDRVLYQGRSYKSYRGMGSLGAMVHGSSERYRQKGSESNKGKLVPEGVEGRVPYKGPLGSYVYQLVGGLRAGMGYCGAKTIQELRTDTQFVRVSPATVRENHPHDIAITQEAPNYSAEYGAGETD